One stretch of Zhihengliuella flava DNA includes these proteins:
- a CDS encoding M16 family metallopeptidase codes for MALIPLDGSGTVLLAGEAGGAEVRRSVLPGGVRVLTESMPAQRSATIGFWVGVGSRDESAGTYGSTHFLEHLLFKGTRRRDAMDIASAFDEVGGESNAATAKESTCYYARVLDTDLPLAIDVIADMVTSAVLDPDELEQERGVILEELAMDADDPADVAHERFVEAVLGDHPLGRPIGGTPEAIHGITRDSVLEHYERYYRPEEIVVTAVGSLDHATVCEQVMAALEQAGWTLAEGAQPVERRAHEPAIIEGQQRVDVVHRPVEQAHIIMGCPGLIATDERRQTMSVLNAVLGGSMSSRLFQEIREKRGLAYSTYSFSAAYSDAGYFGMYAGCSPAKAAQVVQLMAEQLELLAVEGITEAELARAIGQLSGGLVLALEDPGSRMSRLGRAELVTGHFQDIDTTLEKIRAVTAAKVQQLAAELAGRRRTVTVVGPFTDAAELGLA; via the coding sequence ATGGCTCTGATTCCGCTTGACGGATCAGGCACCGTCTTGCTCGCCGGGGAGGCCGGCGGCGCCGAAGTGCGCCGTTCCGTCCTCCCCGGCGGGGTGCGTGTGCTGACCGAATCAATGCCCGCCCAGCGCTCGGCGACGATCGGCTTTTGGGTCGGTGTCGGCTCGCGAGATGAGTCTGCTGGCACCTATGGCTCCACCCACTTCCTCGAGCATCTGCTCTTCAAGGGAACACGCCGTCGAGACGCCATGGACATCGCCTCGGCCTTTGACGAGGTAGGCGGCGAGTCCAACGCGGCGACGGCCAAGGAAAGCACCTGCTACTACGCACGCGTGCTGGACACGGACCTCCCGCTGGCGATCGACGTCATCGCTGACATGGTGACCTCGGCTGTGCTCGATCCTGACGAGCTGGAACAGGAACGCGGCGTCATCCTCGAAGAGCTCGCGATGGATGCCGACGATCCGGCCGACGTGGCCCACGAGCGCTTCGTCGAGGCGGTCTTGGGGGATCACCCGCTGGGCCGCCCGATCGGGGGCACCCCGGAGGCGATTCACGGGATTACGCGCGACTCCGTGCTCGAGCACTACGAGCGCTACTACCGCCCGGAAGAAATCGTGGTGACCGCCGTCGGTTCCCTGGACCACGCGACGGTGTGCGAACAGGTCATGGCGGCGCTCGAACAGGCGGGGTGGACACTGGCCGAGGGCGCCCAGCCGGTTGAGCGGCGAGCGCACGAGCCCGCCATCATTGAGGGACAGCAGCGGGTCGACGTCGTCCATCGGCCGGTGGAGCAGGCCCACATCATCATGGGGTGCCCCGGCCTCATTGCAACGGACGAGCGCCGGCAGACCATGAGCGTGCTCAACGCGGTTCTCGGCGGCAGCATGTCCTCGCGCCTCTTCCAAGAGATCCGTGAGAAGCGTGGCCTCGCGTACTCGACCTACTCGTTTTCGGCGGCCTATTCTGACGCCGGGTACTTCGGGATGTACGCCGGTTGCTCGCCCGCCAAGGCGGCACAGGTGGTGCAGCTTATGGCCGAACAGCTCGAATTGCTGGCGGTCGAAGGCATCACCGAGGCGGAGCTGGCGCGGGCCATCGGCCAGCTGTCCGGCGGCCTCGTCCTCGCCCTCGAGGATCCGGGATCACGGATGTCCAGGCTGGGGCGGGCTGAATTGGTCACGGGTCACTTCCAAGACATCGACACGACCTTGGAGAAGATCCGTGCGGTGACGGCCGCGAAGGTCCAGCAGTTGGCGGCGGAGCTGGCCGGCCGACGCCGCACCGTGACCGTGGTCGGTCCCTTCACCGACGCCGCGGAATTGGGCCTCGCCTAG
- a CDS encoding MoaD/ThiS family protein, with product MLIRYFAAASAAAGCAEEKFDDVAPPVTLGELLDAAVARHPAEAGSAVPSLERVISRSTFLINEVSVRDRSRALAAGDVVDILPPFAGG from the coding sequence ATGCTGATCCGCTATTTTGCCGCGGCCTCGGCCGCCGCGGGATGCGCCGAGGAAAAATTTGACGACGTGGCACCGCCTGTCACGCTCGGCGAACTACTCGACGCCGCTGTGGCTCGCCACCCCGCGGAGGCCGGCTCCGCCGTGCCCTCGCTCGAACGCGTCATCTCCCGATCGACGTTCCTCATCAACGAGGTCTCCGTCCGGGACCGGTCCCGCGCGCTGGCCGCGGGCGACGTCGTCGATATCCTGCCGCCGTTCGCCGGCGGATAA
- a CDS encoding molybdate ABC transporter permease subunit — MSAHESASPRLLRSITPGWLWVPTAVALAVLAAPLVALVAATEPDALWGALAAPGARDAVLLSLTTSGVSTLICLLLGLPLAILLHRWRGPGRRAWGVAAMRLVLIVPLVLSPVVSGLALLYLWGGRGALGGLLESMGLTVAYTPAAVVIVQVFVALPFLTVAALSSVEGVDQDLELAAVNAGGSATQVLRYVTLPLAAPGIALGTLLAFARALGEYGATVTFAGSVAGATRTIPLQIDLAFNSSDPTAALGLALLLIGFYLLVIAGAAWMAWRLSRRAEPTRARADAP; from the coding sequence ATGAGCGCTCACGAATCCGCCTCGCCCCGCCTCCTGCGCAGCATCACCCCGGGCTGGCTATGGGTGCCGACGGCGGTGGCGCTGGCCGTTCTGGCGGCCCCCCTCGTGGCGCTCGTCGCCGCCACGGAGCCGGACGCGTTGTGGGGCGCGCTGGCCGCACCGGGAGCCCGCGACGCGGTCCTCTTGTCGTTAACGACCTCGGGCGTCTCGACCCTGATCTGCTTGCTGCTCGGCCTGCCGCTCGCCATCCTGCTCCACCGCTGGCGCGGGCCGGGCCGGCGCGCGTGGGGCGTCGCCGCCATGCGATTGGTACTGATCGTGCCTCTGGTACTGTCGCCCGTCGTGTCCGGCTTGGCGCTGCTGTATCTCTGGGGTGGGCGCGGCGCTCTGGGCGGCCTCTTGGAATCAATGGGCCTGACGGTGGCGTACACGCCTGCCGCCGTCGTCATTGTTCAAGTCTTCGTGGCTCTGCCGTTCCTCACCGTCGCCGCGTTGTCGAGCGTGGAGGGTGTGGATCAGGATCTCGAGCTGGCCGCCGTGAATGCGGGCGGGTCGGCGACTCAGGTGCTGCGGTACGTGACCCTGCCCTTGGCCGCCCCGGGTATCGCTCTCGGGACGCTGCTGGCGTTCGCCCGTGCGCTCGGCGAGTACGGCGCCACGGTGACTTTCGCCGGATCGGTTGCGGGGGCGACCCGCACGATTCCGCTCCAGATTGACTTGGCCTTCAATTCGTCCGATCCCACAGCGGCCCTGGGGCTCGCCTTGCTTCTCATCGGGTTTTATCTGCTGGTGATCGCCGGCGCTGCCTGGATGGCGTGGAGGCTGTCCCGGCGGGCGGAGCCCACGCGGGCCCGCGCCGACGCGCCGTGA
- the modA gene encoding molybdate ABC transporter substrate-binding protein: MRVVHRPRSVRAVTSHGALRGLASAAVVIAGTLGLAGCAVDESPVVFAAPASFTDVAPELIEAYQSTHPGTEITLTLASSARLVQQVNAGHRADVLVTADVAALEALDPGTGYERLGTVAENGLMLVTSESTALPAGVEGAAAEGADAALAAWLPDITVALCAPDVPCGRAAHAWLQDHEAESIREDASLESNVRQVLTKVSEGQAEAGFVYTTDAAAAPQLNAVPLDAPVNEYPVLVPASAAAEAPGADFARWLMTEPAQDLLASAGFEVPDAAAGEDGP; this comes from the coding sequence ATGCGTGTCGTTCACCGCCCCCGTTCCGTCCGTGCTGTGACGTCCCACGGGGCACTGCGCGGCCTCGCGTCCGCCGCCGTCGTCATCGCCGGGACCCTAGGCCTCGCCGGGTGCGCCGTCGACGAGTCACCCGTGGTTTTTGCCGCGCCAGCCTCTTTTACTGACGTGGCCCCCGAGCTCATCGAGGCGTACCAATCGACGCACCCGGGCACAGAGATCACCCTGACGTTGGCGTCCTCGGCGCGGCTCGTCCAGCAGGTCAATGCGGGGCACCGCGCCGACGTCTTGGTGACGGCGGACGTCGCCGCGCTGGAGGCCCTAGACCCCGGGACGGGGTATGAACGCCTCGGCACCGTGGCAGAAAACGGATTGATGCTGGTCACCAGTGAATCCACCGCGCTTCCGGCAGGCGTCGAGGGCGCCGCAGCGGAGGGAGCCGATGCGGCGTTGGCGGCGTGGCTCCCTGACATCACAGTGGCGCTGTGTGCTCCCGACGTACCCTGCGGACGTGCTGCTCACGCGTGGCTTCAAGATCACGAGGCCGAGTCCATCCGCGAGGACGCCAGCCTGGAATCTAACGTCCGGCAAGTTTTGACGAAGGTGTCCGAGGGGCAAGCGGAGGCCGGGTTCGTGTACACCACGGACGCCGCGGCCGCGCCCCAGCTTAACGCGGTGCCGCTCGACGCCCCCGTGAACGAGTACCCCGTGCTGGTGCCCGCCTCCGCTGCTGCCGAAGCGCCCGGTGCCGACTTTGCCCGGTGGCTCATGACAGAACCAGCACAAGACCTCCTCGCCTCCGCCGGATTTGAGGTACCCGACGCGGCAGCGGGGGAGGACGGCCCATGA
- a CDS encoding molybdopterin molybdotransferase MoeA — protein MTEVSRFRRSVTEHRAAVAELMGRVAARSETLPLRAALGRVLAEDVAAPIDLPPFDNSQMDGYAVRAADLASSEAGARVGLAVARPIAAGTDPAPLAPGTAAPIMTGAALPDGAELVVPIEAAVPETFPAFVVDVGVEYDAGSRVSLPGIGSVGASGAGQYVRRAGSDVGVGARVMAAGERVSARHVGLAAALGLTELPVVAPLRALVIATGEEIVDPGTAPEQGLAPGQIYESNSAMLVAALAEAGAEAVGLRVTSDAPEVFWAQLGEAARRHTPDLILTSGGISAGAYEVVKLALAEAGVEFGAVAMQPGGPQGAGVIELDGHGVPVVAFPGNPVSSYVSFEMFVRPVLAERFGAAPRRRQRARLKAETDSPPGKLQLRRARLTDVAADPAELPSVELLGGPGSHLMYPLAAANALVLVEESTTHVGSGAMVDTLVIGE, from the coding sequence ATGACGGAGGTCTCCCGTTTCCGGCGCAGCGTCACCGAGCACCGCGCCGCGGTGGCGGAGCTCATGGGGCGCGTCGCGGCACGCTCCGAGACGCTGCCCCTTCGGGCCGCACTCGGCAGGGTCTTGGCAGAGGATGTTGCGGCACCCATCGACCTACCGCCGTTCGATAATTCGCAGATGGACGGGTATGCCGTGCGTGCGGCCGATCTCGCGTCGAGCGAGGCCGGCGCGCGCGTCGGTCTGGCGGTCGCGCGGCCCATCGCTGCGGGCACCGACCCGGCGCCTCTGGCGCCAGGGACGGCCGCACCCATCATGACCGGCGCCGCGTTGCCGGACGGTGCCGAGCTCGTGGTCCCCATCGAGGCGGCCGTTCCGGAGACGTTTCCCGCCTTCGTCGTGGACGTCGGCGTGGAGTACGACGCCGGGTCGCGGGTCAGTCTCCCGGGGATCGGCTCAGTGGGCGCCAGTGGAGCCGGCCAGTACGTGCGTCGTGCCGGGTCGGACGTCGGAGTGGGCGCGCGGGTCATGGCCGCTGGAGAGCGCGTGTCGGCCCGTCACGTCGGGTTGGCGGCGGCGTTAGGCCTCACCGAGCTGCCGGTCGTGGCCCCGCTCCGCGCGCTCGTGATCGCGACGGGCGAGGAGATTGTGGACCCGGGCACGGCGCCGGAGCAGGGGCTCGCGCCCGGGCAGATTTACGAATCCAATAGTGCGATGCTCGTCGCAGCGCTCGCCGAGGCCGGGGCGGAGGCCGTCGGTCTGCGGGTGACCAGCGACGCACCGGAGGTGTTCTGGGCCCAGCTCGGCGAGGCCGCCCGTCGTCACACACCGGACCTCATTCTCACCAGTGGTGGCATCAGCGCCGGCGCGTACGAGGTGGTCAAGCTCGCCCTCGCCGAGGCGGGCGTCGAGTTTGGGGCGGTGGCGATGCAGCCCGGCGGGCCGCAAGGCGCGGGGGTCATCGAACTCGACGGGCATGGCGTGCCGGTCGTCGCCTTTCCGGGCAACCCCGTCAGCTCCTATGTCAGCTTTGAGATGTTCGTCCGCCCCGTCCTCGCCGAACGCTTCGGTGCGGCGCCCCGCCGCCGGCAACGCGCCCGCCTGAAGGCGGAGACGGACAGCCCGCCCGGTAAGCTGCAACTGCGCCGGGCCCGCCTGACCGACGTCGCAGCCGACCCGGCGGAACTGCCGAGCGTCGAGCTGCTCGGCGGCCCTGGCTCCCATTTGATGTACCCGCTCGCCGCTGCGAACGCCCTCGTGCTGGTCGAAGAATCGACCACGCACGTAGGCTCCGGCGCGATGGTAGACACCCTGGTGATCGGAGAATGA
- the moaC gene encoding cyclic pyranopterin monophosphate synthase MoaC has protein sequence MNVTEQHSPSLTHVRADGTAHMVDVSTKDVSTRTATAAAVVRTRPEVLAQLLDGTLPKGDALAVARVAGIMAAKKTPELVPLCHPLPLSKVTVDFAPVTGDDAALAVEATVKTRGVTGVEMEALTAVSVAALTVYDMIKAVDKHAVIDATRVLAKSGGKSGDWDTRDAATAGGDDA, from the coding sequence ATGAACGTGACCGAACAACACTCCCCGTCGCTGACACACGTCCGCGCGGATGGCACTGCGCACATGGTGGATGTTTCGACTAAGGACGTCTCGACTCGCACGGCCACCGCGGCCGCCGTCGTGCGCACCCGGCCAGAGGTGTTGGCGCAACTGCTCGACGGCACGCTGCCGAAGGGGGATGCGCTGGCCGTGGCGCGGGTAGCCGGCATCATGGCGGCCAAGAAGACCCCGGAGTTGGTGCCCCTGTGCCACCCGCTCCCGCTCTCCAAGGTCACTGTAGATTTCGCGCCCGTCACGGGGGATGACGCTGCGCTCGCCGTGGAGGCCACGGTGAAAACCCGCGGCGTGACCGGGGTGGAAATGGAGGCGCTGACCGCCGTTTCCGTCGCCGCACTGACGGTGTACGACATGATCAAGGCGGTGGACAAGCACGCCGTGATCGATGCCACCCGGGTGCTCGCCAAATCCGGCGGAAAATCGGGTGACTGGGACACGCGCGACGCGGCCACCGCCGGAGGCGATGACGCATGA
- the moaA gene encoding GTP 3',8-cyclase MoaA, which translates to MERQQLGLIDRFGRVATDLRISLIDKCNLRCTYCMPADGMAWLPKDKLMRADEIQRLVRIGVRDLGVRELRLTGGEPLVRVDLVDIIAGIRDEHPDLPISMTTNAVGLEKKAEALAHAGLSRINVSLDTLHAQTFKQLARRDRLEGTLAGIAAADAAGLTPLKINAVLMRGVNDDQAPELLDWSLRRGYELRFIEQMPLDADHGWRKDNMVTSAEIRASLDNEFILTQDPRARDGAPAERFQVARRTAPGHLAGTVGIIASVTEPFCTDCRRTRITAEGRIMACLFSRTETDLMDLLRADASDAEIAERWRGAMWGKPRAHGMGHPGLGDDDFVQPDRTMSAIGG; encoded by the coding sequence ATGGAACGCCAGCAGCTAGGACTGATCGACCGGTTCGGTCGCGTCGCGACCGATCTGCGCATCTCCCTGATTGACAAGTGCAACCTGCGCTGTACCTACTGCATGCCTGCTGACGGCATGGCGTGGCTCCCGAAGGACAAGCTGATGCGGGCCGACGAGATCCAACGCCTGGTCCGCATTGGTGTGCGTGATTTGGGGGTTCGCGAGCTGCGTCTGACGGGCGGTGAACCGTTGGTGCGCGTCGACCTTGTCGACATCATCGCCGGGATCCGCGACGAACACCCGGACCTGCCCATCTCCATGACCACCAACGCGGTGGGACTCGAGAAGAAGGCCGAAGCCCTAGCCCACGCCGGGCTGAGCCGCATCAACGTCTCCCTCGACACCCTGCATGCCCAAACGTTCAAGCAGTTGGCTCGCCGGGACCGGCTGGAGGGGACCCTCGCCGGCATCGCCGCCGCCGACGCCGCAGGGCTCACCCCCCTGAAGATCAACGCCGTGCTCATGCGTGGGGTTAACGATGATCAGGCGCCGGAACTGCTGGATTGGTCCCTACGCCGCGGCTACGAGCTCCGCTTCATCGAGCAGATGCCGCTCGACGCTGATCACGGCTGGCGCAAGGACAATATGGTCACCTCAGCCGAGATCCGTGCCTCCCTCGATAACGAATTCATCCTCACTCAGGATCCGCGGGCTCGCGACGGCGCCCCCGCCGAACGCTTTCAGGTGGCCCGGCGTACCGCGCCCGGACACCTTGCGGGCACCGTGGGCATCATTGCCTCCGTCACCGAGCCGTTCTGCACGGACTGTCGCCGCACCCGGATCACCGCCGAGGGACGCATCATGGCCTGCCTGTTCTCCCGGACCGAAACCGACTTGATGGACCTCCTGCGCGCCGATGCGAGCGATGCGGAGATCGCCGAGCGCTGGCGGGGCGCCATGTGGGGTAAACCGCGCGCCCACGGCATGGGTCACCCGGGGTTGGGCGACGACGACTTCGTCCAACCTGACCGCACCATGAGCGCCATTGGCGGCTGA
- the dapB gene encoding 4-hydroxy-tetrahydrodipicolinate reductase: MSKRISVAVLGAGGRMGAEAVAAVEAAEDLELVAALGRGDALEQVLKAGATHVVDLTVPDATEANVRFAVEHGLHAVVGTTGWTEARRAALTDALAEHPEVGVLIAPNFALGSVLASAFAAQAAQYFESVEIIELHHPNKVDAPSGTAVRTAELIAAERAAAACGASPDATETALDGARGADVEGVRVHSVRLRGLVAHQEVLLGSAGEQLTLRHDSYDRASFMPGVLLGLRKVAQRPGLTYGLDGYLDLGR; the protein is encoded by the coding sequence ATGAGCAAAAGAATCTCCGTCGCCGTATTGGGCGCGGGCGGCCGCATGGGTGCGGAAGCCGTGGCCGCCGTCGAAGCTGCTGAAGACCTCGAGCTCGTGGCCGCACTCGGCCGCGGTGACGCCCTCGAGCAGGTGCTCAAGGCCGGGGCCACGCACGTCGTGGACCTCACCGTTCCTGACGCCACCGAAGCCAACGTGCGTTTCGCCGTGGAGCACGGCCTGCACGCGGTGGTCGGCACCACCGGCTGGACCGAGGCCCGCCGCGCCGCTCTGACGGATGCGCTCGCTGAGCACCCCGAGGTGGGAGTCCTCATCGCGCCCAATTTCGCGCTCGGCTCCGTGCTCGCCAGTGCGTTCGCAGCCCAAGCTGCCCAATACTTTGAGTCAGTGGAGATCATCGAACTGCACCACCCCAATAAGGTGGACGCGCCCTCGGGGACGGCCGTGCGGACGGCCGAATTGATCGCCGCCGAACGCGCGGCCGCTGCCTGTGGTGCGAGCCCGGATGCCACGGAAACCGCGCTCGACGGCGCCCGAGGGGCGGACGTGGAGGGTGTGCGCGTGCACTCGGTGCGGCTCCGGGGGCTCGTCGCTCACCAGGAAGTCCTGTTGGGCAGCGCGGGGGAGCAGCTCACGCTCCGCCACGATTCCTACGATCGGGCCTCTTTCATGCCCGGCGTATTGCTCGGCCTCCGCAAGGTGGCCCAGCGGCCGGGCCTGACGTACGGGCTCGACGGCTATTTGGACCTCGGTCGCTAG
- a CDS encoding MogA/MoaB family molybdenum cofactor biosynthesis protein: MSACEPRPARSAAVLIASTRAATGVYEDRTAPVLTDWLDDHGFDVVNPVIVPDGAPVASGLKALLALTPRVILTSGGTGLSADDQTPEMTAPLLTRHVPGVMEAIRAAGLAKTPFAALSRGHAGVVTGPEGPGTFIVNLPGSPSGVMDALSVLAPLIDHICAQLEGSHAH, encoded by the coding sequence ATGAGTGCCTGTGAACCTCGTCCGGCTCGTAGCGCCGCCGTGCTCATCGCTTCCACTCGCGCGGCCACCGGGGTGTACGAGGACCGAACGGCGCCCGTGCTGACGGACTGGTTGGATGATCATGGGTTCGACGTCGTGAACCCAGTGATCGTTCCCGACGGAGCACCCGTGGCCTCCGGACTCAAGGCACTCCTCGCCCTCACACCGCGCGTCATTCTCACCAGCGGGGGAACGGGCCTCTCCGCCGATGACCAAACTCCAGAGATGACCGCTCCACTGCTGACGCGCCACGTCCCCGGCGTCATGGAAGCCATTCGTGCGGCCGGGCTCGCCAAAACGCCCTTCGCCGCGCTGTCTCGAGGCCACGCGGGCGTCGTGACCGGCCCGGAGGGGCCCGGAACCTTCATCGTGAATCTGCCCGGTTCGCCCTCCGGTGTGATGGACGCGCTGTCCGTGCTCGCCCCACTGATCGACCATATCTGCGCTCAATTGGAGGGCAGCCATGCCCACTAG
- a CDS encoding molybdenum cofactor biosynthesis protein MoaE, protein MPTSPAQTPAESPGVVVRAGVSAEPIDQATAWDAVETEATGAVVTFGGVVRNHDGGRGVTRLVYSGHPTADARIRELAQEVAARHPGARLWAIHRVGELSVGDAALVAAAASAHRGEAFEACREVVEAIKFNAPIWKEQFFTDGDTEWVGIGDQR, encoded by the coding sequence ATGCCCACTAGTCCCGCTCAGACGCCCGCAGAGTCTCCGGGCGTCGTCGTCCGCGCCGGCGTCAGCGCCGAGCCCATCGACCAAGCCACCGCGTGGGACGCGGTCGAAACGGAGGCGACGGGCGCCGTCGTCACGTTTGGCGGGGTCGTCCGCAATCACGACGGCGGCCGAGGCGTCACCCGGCTGGTGTATTCGGGTCACCCGACGGCGGATGCGCGGATTCGTGAGCTCGCACAAGAGGTCGCCGCGCGGCACCCGGGGGCCCGCCTGTGGGCGATCCATCGGGTGGGGGAGCTCTCCGTGGGCGATGCCGCGCTCGTTGCCGCGGCGGCCAGCGCGCACCGCGGCGAAGCCTTCGAGGCCTGCCGCGAGGTGGTGGAGGCCATCAAGTTTAATGCTCCGATCTGGAAGGAGCAGTTCTTCACGGATGGGGACACCGAATGGGTGGGGATCGGGGACCAGCGATAA
- a CDS encoding choice-of-anchor I family protein, translating into MPAFITPRSGVRLAAATCTVSLAALVVAPAAVAAPPGLIDPIRDAAPNAVVQLQPMGTYQTGIYDQGAAEIVQAFGDRVFQVNAAKGAIDVLDVSNPASPRLSFTIASEDGIANSVAIRSDGLGVVALEPAQEKTLPGRLMFFDATSQGQAILGEVTVGALPDMVTFSDDGRYAVVANEGEPSEDFAVDPEGSVGVVSLPQELAAPAQTDVSTADFHAFEGDELPDGVRIFGPAPHGDDLPVSRNLEPEYVTTSGTTAYVALQENNTIAVVDLPSATVTDLLPLGAKDWGTVPLDASDRDPEDAPRVNLETYPGLFGLFMPDGLHSYEVDGETYLVTANEGDMREWGDFVGGDRVKNLADAGHGSVCASLAESTHDAQLGRLEVALDMGFDAEAGCYRELYAYGARSFSIFDTAGQLVFDSGADFERITAALSESTDLVFNAGHDNNEVENRSDAKGVEPENLVIGELEGRTYAFIGFERLSGVIIYDITDPTAPVYESYLNNREFTTNLGDEYEALEDAGASDAERAALVNQVGDLGPEGLDFVPAAASPNGEPLLVVGNEVTGTTTIHTISVESGTVEPVDVPFTDVEGTSFEESIQWLYGSGVTAGYTDGTFRPQQYVKRLEMAGFLYRYAGEEFEAGSGDVFTDIPAGHSWAEEVGWAKANGITSGYTDGRFGSQEMITRGQMAAFLQSYAQNVYGVGMDFQAPAESPFADVAAGGAFYGPITWLESTGITGGFGDETFRASKSTTRGEMAAFLERLDAYLAEQAS; encoded by the coding sequence ATGCCTGCATTCATCACACCGCGATCCGGGGTGCGGCTCGCCGCTGCCACGTGCACGGTGTCTCTCGCTGCTCTCGTTGTGGCACCTGCTGCTGTAGCCGCGCCGCCCGGGTTGATTGACCCCATCCGGGATGCCGCACCGAATGCGGTGGTGCAACTACAGCCCATGGGTACGTATCAAACGGGGATTTATGACCAGGGTGCCGCTGAAATCGTTCAAGCCTTTGGCGATCGTGTCTTCCAGGTTAATGCGGCTAAGGGAGCCATTGATGTGTTGGACGTGTCCAACCCGGCATCCCCGCGGTTATCGTTCACCATCGCGTCCGAAGACGGTATTGCCAATTCCGTCGCGATTCGCTCGGACGGCCTCGGGGTCGTCGCGCTCGAACCGGCTCAGGAAAAGACGCTTCCGGGACGCTTGATGTTTTTTGATGCCACGAGTCAGGGGCAGGCCATCTTGGGAGAGGTGACCGTCGGAGCCTTGCCAGACATGGTGACGTTTTCTGACGACGGTCGCTACGCCGTCGTCGCCAATGAGGGTGAGCCGAGCGAGGATTTTGCGGTGGATCCCGAAGGGTCCGTCGGGGTTGTGTCCCTGCCCCAGGAGTTGGCCGCTCCTGCACAGACCGATGTCAGCACCGCCGACTTCCATGCGTTTGAGGGGGACGAGTTGCCGGACGGCGTGCGGATCTTCGGGCCGGCACCGCACGGGGACGATCTCCCGGTGTCCCGAAATCTTGAGCCCGAGTACGTCACCACCAGCGGAACGACCGCCTACGTAGCCTTGCAGGAAAACAACACCATCGCCGTCGTCGATTTGCCCAGCGCCACGGTGACCGATCTGCTGCCGTTGGGCGCCAAGGACTGGGGTACGGTGCCACTCGATGCGTCGGATCGCGACCCCGAAGATGCCCCGAGAGTAAACCTCGAGACCTACCCTGGCTTGTTCGGACTCTTCATGCCCGACGGCCTGCACTCCTATGAGGTCGATGGCGAGACCTACCTCGTCACCGCCAATGAGGGGGACATGCGGGAGTGGGGCGATTTCGTCGGGGGAGATCGTGTGAAGAACCTCGCGGACGCAGGTCACGGTTCGGTATGCGCGTCGCTGGCCGAGTCCACCCATGATGCTCAGCTTGGCCGGCTTGAGGTCGCTCTCGACATGGGTTTCGACGCGGAGGCTGGCTGCTATCGCGAGCTCTATGCTTATGGCGCTCGCTCCTTCTCGATCTTCGATACGGCTGGCCAGTTGGTCTTCGACTCTGGCGCTGATTTCGAAAGGATCACGGCCGCGTTGAGCGAATCCACCGATCTCGTCTTCAATGCGGGGCACGACAACAATGAGGTTGAGAACCGCAGTGACGCTAAAGGCGTAGAGCCGGAGAATCTGGTCATTGGTGAACTGGAGGGCAGGACCTACGCATTTATCGGGTTTGAACGTCTCTCTGGCGTCATCATTTATGACATCACTGACCCCACTGCGCCGGTGTACGAGTCCTACCTGAACAATCGTGAATTCACGACGAACCTCGGTGACGAGTATGAGGCCCTGGAAGACGCTGGTGCCAGTGACGCAGAGCGTGCAGCGCTCGTCAACCAAGTGGGAGACCTTGGCCCGGAGGGCCTAGACTTCGTTCCGGCTGCGGCCTCGCCGAATGGTGAACCGTTGCTCGTGGTGGGCAACGAGGTCACCGGCACGACGACGATCCACACTATTTCCGTTGAGTCCGGCACCGTCGAGCCCGTCGACGTCCCGTTCACGGATGTGGAGGGGACCTCGTTTGAGGAGTCGATTCAGTGGTTGTATGGCTCGGGGGTCACGGCGGGTTATACCGATGGGACGTTCCGTCCGCAGCAGTATGTGAAGCGGTTGGAAATGGCGGGCTTCTTGTACCGGTATGCGGGTGAGGAGTTTGAGGCCGGTTCCGGGGACGTCTTTACGGATATTCCGGCCGGGCATAGCTGGGCTGAGGAAGTCGGTTGGGCCAAGGCGAACGGGATCACCTCCGGGTACACCGATGGCCGGTTCGGGTCTCAGGAGATGATTACCCGCGGCCAGATGGCGGCGTTCCTGCAGTCCTATGCACAGAACGTGTACGGGGTGGGGATGGATTTCCAAGCCCCGGCTGAGTCGCCGTTTGCGGATGTCGCTGCCGGCGGTGCGTTCTATGGGCCGATTACGTGGCTGGAGTCCACGGGCATCACCGGTGGTTTCGGTGATGAGACGTTCCGGGCCAGCAAGTCCACCACGCGTGGTGAGATGGCGGCGTTCCTGGAGCGCCTCGATGCCTACCTCGCGGAGCAGGCCAGCTAA